From a region of the Synechococcus sp. PCC 7502 genome:
- a CDS encoding ABC transporter ATP-binding protein has product MDGFKNLVKGRWQTQETETFWALKDINFDINQGDVVGIIGRNGAGKSTLLKILSQIVQPTTGEITIRGRVGSLLEVGTGFHPELTGRENIFMNGAVLGMKRSEIVRKFDEIVAFAEVEKFLDTPVKFYSSGMYVRLAFAVAAHLEPEVLIVDEVLAVGDATFQKKCLGKMEDVSKSEGKTVLFVSHNMAAIESLCLNTFVLKNGEKVFFGKTSLAMHQYLQESCNENWNELLQIKQRKGEGNLRFSKLELLDENKILIGSIFSGKKIIIRLHFWTDTEHRIFKNCRIGIGIQNLLGVNLILSTEMICKHELDIKSNEIIDFYIDKFPLTRATYKLVLFAESNGIIQDWITEGIQISTEDGDFYGNGKSYPDGYQGKTVLIEFSMNKISQSYLKLRQK; this is encoded by the coding sequence TAAATCAAGGCGATGTAGTCGGAATTATTGGACGGAATGGCGCAGGTAAAAGCACTTTATTAAAAATCTTGTCCCAGATTGTCCAGCCTACCACAGGGGAAATCACGATTAGGGGTAGAGTTGGTTCACTTTTAGAAGTTGGTACGGGCTTTCATCCAGAATTAACTGGTCGTGAAAATATCTTTATGAATGGTGCAGTTTTAGGGATGAAGCGATCGGAAATTGTTCGCAAGTTTGATGAAATTGTGGCTTTTGCTGAAGTGGAAAAGTTTTTAGATACTCCCGTGAAGTTCTATTCATCTGGTATGTATGTTAGGTTAGCTTTTGCTGTAGCCGCCCACCTAGAACCAGAAGTTTTAATTGTCGATGAAGTCTTAGCAGTTGGGGATGCCACCTTTCAGAAGAAGTGTTTGGGAAAGATGGAGGATGTAAGTAAATCTGAAGGAAAGACGGTTTTGTTCGTTAGTCATAATATGGCAGCTATAGAAAGCTTATGCTTGAACACTTTTGTTTTAAAGAACGGAGAAAAAGTTTTCTTTGGTAAGACTAGTTTAGCAATGCATCAATATTTACAAGAGAGTTGTAATGAAAATTGGAACGAATTATTACAGATAAAGCAGCGTAAAGGAGAAGGTAATCTCAGATTTTCAAAACTTGAATTACTGGATGAGAATAAAATTTTGATTGGTTCTATCTTTTCAGGAAAGAAAATAATAATTAGACTGCATTTTTGGACAGATACGGAGCATAGAATCTTCAAAAACTGCCGCATAGGTATAGGAATTCAAAACTTATTAGGGGTTAATCTTATTCTCTCAACTGAAATGATCTGCAAGCATGAATTAGATATAAAATCAAATGAAATTATTGACTTTTATATCGATAAATTTCCACTTACTCGCGCAACTTATAAATTAGTTTTATTTGCTGAATCAAATGGAATAATTCAAGACTGGATAACTGAAGGTATTCAAATATCAACAGAAGATGGTGATTTCTATGGTAATGGCAAATCCTATCCTGATGGATATCAAGGGAAAACAGTTTTAATCGAATTTTCAATGAATAAGATTTCACAAAGTTATTTGAAACTACGACAAAAATGA
- a CDS encoding class I SAM-dependent methyltransferase, which translates to MTKLEQKPSDINNQELPWFTYPAIEYIDQIDLRDKSVFEWGAGNSSIFFAKRSHKVISIESNPEWHKVISEKKLNNQEVFLKNEGDFVESIEEFNQEFDIIIIDSLRRYECASKAITYLKEGGIIILDNSDWHPSTCKLLREFPKFIQVDFHGFGPINPYSWTTSFFIDREAIIKPLDNIQPHYSKAAIIQTSDHDGLII; encoded by the coding sequence ATGACTAAATTAGAACAGAAACCTTCAGATATTAATAATCAAGAGTTGCCTTGGTTTACATATCCAGCTATTGAATATATAGACCAAATTGACTTAAGAGATAAATCAGTTTTTGAGTGGGGGGCAGGAAATTCTTCGATTTTCTTTGCCAAGCGCAGTCATAAAGTAATCAGTATTGAGAGCAATCCTGAATGGCATAAAGTTATTTCTGAAAAAAAACTTAATAATCAAGAAGTATTTCTTAAAAATGAAGGGGACTTTGTTGAATCAATAGAAGAATTCAATCAGGAGTTTGATATTATAATTATCGACTCACTGCGAAGATATGAGTGTGCATCAAAGGCGATCACTTACTTAAAAGAAGGGGGAATAATTATTCTAGATAATTCTGACTGGCATCCAAGTACGTGTAAACTTCTAAGAGAATTTCCCAAATTTATCCAAGTAGATTTTCATGGGTTTGGTCCAATTAATCCCTATTCATGGACTACATCTTTTTTTATTGATAGAGAGGCAATTATTAAACCTCTAGACAACATACAGCCCCATTATTCTAAAGCGGCTATTATTCAAACTAGTGACCACGATGGTCTTATAATTTGA
- a CDS encoding FkbM family methyltransferase, with product MLKELLIKYKIYSVKKYNYHELSFSQEGEDRILARIFEGQESGFYIDIGAHHPQRFSNTYLFYLKGWRGINIDAMPKSMDIFNSLRPRDINLEIPISENPELLTYYEFDESALNTFSLSLAQQRINQTNYKLIFETQLQSQPLAQVLDKYLPKDQTIDFLNIDVEGLDYQVLISNNWEKYRPRFVLVEDLDLKSLNKLNNSKIYSLLQEHSYILVSKTINTLIFQFND from the coding sequence TTGTTAAAAGAACTTTTAATTAAATATAAAATTTATTCAGTTAAGAAATATAACTATCACGAACTCTCATTTAGCCAAGAAGGTGAAGATAGGATACTTGCTAGAATTTTTGAAGGACAGGAGAGCGGTTTTTATATAGATATTGGAGCGCATCATCCTCAAAGATTTTCAAATACATATCTCTTTTATCTTAAAGGATGGAGAGGGATTAATATTGATGCAATGCCTAAAAGTATGGATATTTTTAATTCCCTACGTCCTAGAGATATTAACTTGGAAATACCTATATCTGAAAACCCAGAGCTATTAACTTACTATGAATTTGATGAATCAGCCCTTAATACCTTCTCTCTATCTTTGGCTCAACAAAGAATAAACCAGACTAATTACAAACTAATTTTTGAAACTCAATTACAAAGTCAACCATTAGCTCAAGTTTTAGATAAGTATTTACCCAAAGATCAAACCATTGATTTCCTAAATATAGATGTTGAAGGATTAGACTACCAAGTCTTAATCTCAAATAATTGGGAGAAATATAGACCCAGATTTGTTTTAGTAGAAGATTTAGATTTGAAATCTTTAAACAAGCTAAATAATTCTAAAATTTATTCATTGTTACAAGAACATAGCTATATCTTAGTTTCTAAAACTATTAATACTCTGATTTTTCAGTTCAATGACTAG
- a CDS encoding class I SAM-dependent methyltransferase, whose translation MSDEMLTWEEAVQWLREQPDKSELIKYCYYDDPLETAAERFFQSEEWAELISHLKSKSSGEVLDIGAGRGISSYAFAKSGYAVTALEPNPSQLVGAGAIRKLADSSGLAIAVVQDWGETLPFADRTFDIVYGRAVLHHAHDLNLLCKEAARVLKPNGYFVATREHVISQKADLQEFLDSHPLHHLYGGENAYLLEEYTNAITSSGFQIVKTLAPLQSVINYFPMTKFERHNLLELFLTKKLGYIIAIRLSKFKFLQELYTWYISKKVNSPGRLYSFIAIKP comes from the coding sequence ATGAGCGATGAAATGCTAACTTGGGAAGAAGCAGTGCAATGGTTAAGAGAGCAACCAGACAAAAGCGAATTAATTAAATATTGTTACTATGATGATCCTCTAGAAACTGCTGCTGAAAGATTCTTTCAAAGTGAAGAGTGGGCAGAATTAATTAGTCATTTAAAATCTAAAAGCTCGGGAGAAGTATTAGATATTGGGGCAGGAAGAGGAATTTCTAGCTATGCCTTCGCCAAATCTGGTTATGCTGTGACAGCTTTAGAGCCAAATCCCAGCCAATTGGTAGGTGCTGGAGCAATTCGTAAATTAGCTGATAGTTCGGGGTTAGCGATCGCAGTAGTACAAGACTGGGGCGAGACACTACCTTTTGCCGATCGCACCTTTGATATTGTTTATGGTAGAGCCGTACTCCATCATGCCCATGACCTTAATCTATTATGTAAAGAAGCCGCCAGAGTTTTAAAGCCCAATGGTTATTTTGTGGCAACTAGAGAACATGTCATTTCTCAAAAAGCAGATCTACAAGAGTTTTTAGATAGTCATCCGCTTCATCATCTTTACGGCGGAGAAAATGCATATCTGCTAGAAGAATATACTAACGCTATAACCTCATCAGGATTCCAAATAGTTAAAACGTTAGCCCCCCTTCAAAGTGTTATTAATTACTTCCCAATGACTAAATTTGAGCGTCATAACTTACTTGAACTATTCTTAACTAAAAAACTAGGTTATATAATAGCGATCAGACTATCTAAATTTAAGTTTTTACAAGAACTTTATACTTGGTATATTTCCAAAAAAGTAAATAGTCCTGGAAGATTATATTCATTCATAGCAATAAAGCCATGA
- a CDS encoding DUF29 domain-containing protein yields the protein MTVETKPISLYETDFNLWIQETVNLLRKGEFIDLDIENLAEEIEDMGNNRRDALESNLIRVLQHLLKWKYQPQKRTNSWKASITEHALRLNKSFKKSPSLKPYFDRVFDECYHDARLIASQETGIDLLFFPETCPFNKNDVLNPQYLPED from the coding sequence ATGACAGTAGAAACTAAACCTATAAGCCTTTATGAAACCGATTTTAATCTTTGGATACAAGAAACTGTGAACTTACTACGCAAAGGGGAATTCATTGACTTGGATATAGAAAATTTAGCAGAAGAAATTGAAGACATGGGGAATAACCGTAGAGATGCCCTAGAAAGCAACTTGATTAGGGTTTTACAACATCTGCTGAAATGGAAATATCAACCCCAAAAACGTACTAATAGTTGGAAAGCGTCTATCACTGAGCATGCTTTACGATTAAATAAATCTTTCAAAAAGAGTCCTAGCCTCAAACCATATTTTGATCGAGTTTTTGACGAATGTTATCATGACGCAAGATTAATTGCTTCTCAAGAAACAGGTATAGACCTCCTATTTTTTCCAGAGACTTGCCCCTTTAATAAAAATGATGTTTTAAACCCGCAATACTTACCTGAAGATTAA
- a CDS encoding NAD(P)-dependent oxidoreductase, translating to MKTVLITGVTGFLGRYIARQFSQAGWTVTGIGTRPPENAPQQDLAYYYQLVLPSPDLAAIAQQLKPEVCIHCAGRASVELSVSDPASDFQASVSMTFQLLDTLRLYAPNCHLIYLSSAAVYGSPDSLPIAESQTCMPISPYGFHKLMGEQLCREFFQIYNLPTTIARIFSAYGAGLRRQVVWDICQKALTQPSIKLRGTGNESRDFIHGADVAKAMLVLSEQSARKASIYNLGTGVETKIKDLITLILANINPTAIPEFDGNLALGIPLNWQADVTKINSIGFSPIVSIDKGISSYIHWCWAEVLGYE from the coding sequence ATGAAGACAGTCTTGATTACAGGGGTTACAGGTTTTCTCGGTCGGTATATAGCTCGCCAGTTTAGTCAAGCAGGATGGACAGTTACAGGAATTGGGACTCGCCCCCCTGAGAATGCGCCTCAGCAAGATTTAGCCTATTATTATCAACTTGTTCTCCCTTCACCAGATTTAGCGGCGATCGCCCAGCAGCTAAAGCCAGAGGTTTGCATTCATTGTGCTGGTAGAGCTTCTGTAGAGTTATCTGTAAGCGATCCAGCCTCAGATTTTCAGGCAAGTGTATCGATGACGTTTCAACTTCTTGATACATTGCGTCTATACGCTCCTAATTGCCACTTAATTTATCTGTCCAGTGCAGCAGTGTATGGCAGCCCTGACTCATTGCCGATCGCAGAATCACAGACTTGTATGCCGATTTCTCCCTATGGCTTTCATAAATTGATGGGGGAGCAACTATGTCGAGAATTCTTTCAAATATATAATTTACCTACTACGATCGCACGCATATTTTCAGCCTATGGTGCAGGTTTAAGGCGGCAAGTAGTTTGGGATATTTGTCAAAAAGCTCTTACCCAACCAAGTATTAAGTTGCGTGGTACGGGCAACGAGAGTCGTGATTTTATCCATGGGGCTGATGTTGCCAAAGCAATGTTAGTTTTGTCGGAACAAAGCGCTCGTAAGGCAAGTATATATAATTTAGGGACAGGAGTTGAGACTAAAATCAAAGACCTTATTACTTTAATTTTAGCGAACATAAACCCTACAGCTATTCCTGAGTTTGATGGTAATCTTGCCCTAGGTATTCCCCTCAATTGGCAAGCCGATGTGACCAAAATTAATAGCATTGGGTTTAGCCCTATAGTTAGTATAGATAAGGGGATTAGTTCTTATATCCATTGGTGTTGGGCTGAGGTATTGGGATATGAATAA
- a CDS encoding glycosyltransferase — protein MNKPLRIGLIMLGGRSWIGGSEYIKNIILALSSLPTEMKSTFEICLLYSGETIDSDTLHQLAPYLKIAYNLDDELQPRTLFNRVKWKIRRILFSEIHPRMSVFLRKININFVYPYLLSDREQTLNFQGNAWFPDFQYKYLPHLYSEAEIRDWDKYVEQISELNQTVILSSKNAANDLQKFFPNSKFKVQILNFRTHFQSAWHKKDPLLVQKKYHLPDRYFLVSNQFWQHKNHLIIFEALKILKSKSICPVVVFTGSIYDYRKPEYIDSILETIHTYDLAFQTYILGLIPKSDQMQLMRRSIAVIQPSLFEGWSTVIEDARCLGKKMILSDFPVHLEQNPPNSIFYERHSSEQLADLIYKSWNIFSTSPDFYQEALAKAKNIQEVQEFALQFLAIAKGENNIVK, from the coding sequence ATGAATAAACCATTAAGAATTGGACTAATAATGTTAGGGGGCAGGAGCTGGATTGGTGGGTCTGAATATATTAAGAATATTATTCTGGCATTATCAAGCCTACCTACTGAAATGAAATCCACCTTTGAGATTTGCTTGTTATATAGTGGAGAAACTATTGATTCTGATACTCTTCATCAATTAGCACCATATTTAAAGATTGCTTATAACTTGGATGATGAATTACAACCCCGTACTTTATTTAATCGTGTGAAATGGAAAATAAGGAGGATTCTGTTTAGTGAGATACATCCTCGTATGTCAGTTTTTTTAAGAAAAATTAATATCAATTTTGTTTATCCCTACCTCCTATCTGATAGGGAACAAACATTAAATTTTCAAGGAAATGCTTGGTTTCCTGATTTTCAGTATAAATATCTACCCCATTTATATTCTGAAGCAGAAATTAGAGATTGGGATAAATACGTAGAGCAGATTTCCGAATTAAATCAAACAGTTATATTAAGCAGTAAAAATGCAGCTAATGACTTGCAAAAGTTCTTTCCTAATTCAAAATTTAAGGTTCAGATCTTAAATTTTAGAACCCATTTTCAATCCGCTTGGCATAAAAAAGATCCGCTCTTAGTGCAGAAAAAATATCATTTGCCAGATCGTTATTTTTTGGTAAGTAACCAGTTTTGGCAACACAAAAATCATTTGATTATTTTTGAAGCTCTCAAAATCCTTAAAAGCAAATCCATTTGTCCAGTAGTTGTCTTTACAGGGAGCATCTATGATTATCGCAAGCCCGAGTATATAGATTCTATCCTAGAAACTATTCATACTTACGATTTAGCATTTCAAACTTATATATTAGGCTTAATTCCCAAAAGCGATCAAATGCAGCTAATGCGAAGATCTATTGCTGTAATTCAACCATCATTATTTGAAGGCTGGAGTACAGTTATTGAAGATGCTAGATGTCTTGGAAAGAAGATGATTTTATCTGATTTTCCTGTTCATTTAGAGCAAAATCCCCCCAACAGTATTTTTTATGAGCGGCACTCATCTGAACAGTTAGCAGATTTAATCTATAAATCTTGGAACATCTTTAGTACTTCACCTGACTTTTACCAAGAAGCCTTAGCAAAAGCCAAGAATATTCAAGAAGTTCAAGAATTTGCTCTTCAGTTTTTGGCGATCGCCAAAGGAGAGAATAATATTGTTAAATAA
- a CDS encoding transposase, translating into MNSQKKSKWTTLIIIDSQAVKNTCNASIESKGFCSYKATNGIKRHLAVDILGFPFFTYLTRANVSDDQGLIEMLTFNIDYFKSKPDDITLTTILLDSGYDIEKLTTDLQKVYPEIMTKIRFEISPKVSKQKQAEKGLSGFVVVPTRWVIERSNAWVERCKILVKNFERTLVNATAKLNLCFIRLMLKRIATHEI; encoded by the coding sequence GTGAACAGTCAAAAAAAATCAAAATGGACAACTTTAATCATCATTGACTCACAAGCAGTGAAAAATACCTGTAATGCAAGTATAGAATCCAAGGGCTTCTGCTCCTACAAAGCAACTAACGGGATCAAAAGACATTTAGCCGTTGACATACTGGGATTTCCTTTCTTTACCTATTTAACAAGAGCAAATGTATCAGATGACCAAGGACTGATTGAGATGTTAACGTTTAACATTGATTACTTCAAATCGAAGCCAGATGACATTACCCTAACTACGATATTGCTGGATAGTGGTTATGATATCGAAAAATTGACGACTGATTTACAGAAGGTTTATCCTGAGATTATGACTAAGATTAGGTTTGAAATTTCTCCTAAGGTATCAAAGCAAAAGCAGGCAGAAAAAGGTCTGTCTGGGTTTGTAGTTGTGCCAACAAGGTGGGTAATTGAAAGGTCAAATGCTTGGGTTGAAAGATGCAAAATCTTAGTTAAGAACTTTGAGAGAACTCTCGTTAATGCTACAGCTAAACTCAATCTTTGCTTTATTCGCTTGATGCTAAAAAGAATTGCTACTCATGAGATATGA
- a CDS encoding transposase, with the protein MLNPYSSSLTDKEWEIIEPLLPKKKQTRPPTWTKRQILDGILYQLKNGCNWRDMPRDLPPFSTVYRYYKEWKDTGTFTAIMEALHSTAREQSKKIKMDNFNHH; encoded by the coding sequence ATGCTAAATCCATACTCAAGTAGCCTAACAGATAAAGAATGGGAAATTATAGAACCATTGCTCCCAAAGAAAAAGCAAACTAGACCGCCAACTTGGACAAAAAGACAAATTTTAGACGGCATACTCTACCAACTTAAAAACGGTTGTAATTGGCGAGATATGCCCCGAGACTTACCACCATTCTCTACAGTGTATCGATACTACAAGGAGTGGAAAGATACAGGTACATTTACTGCGATTATGGAAGCCTTGCATTCAACAGCCCGTGAACAGTCAAAAAAAATCAAAATGGACAACTTTAATCATCATTGA
- a CDS encoding FkbM family methyltransferase, whose product MIKKFLKFILNSIGLEKVGHSKSVSLNSAFRRISTKNIPIKTVIDIGASNGCWTKVAKKYFPNASYFLVEANPYHLRSLENFKSSVQNVDFILAAAGDTDGEIYFDASDPFGGVAFYEDKQGLNNKVLAVKIDSICKDKKLQSPYLLKLDTHGFEIPIFEGAAMTLEKVNLVIVETYNFDIAKNSLRFHQICQYLEEKGFRCIDICEPLFREKDNALWQFDLFFMRADHSIFANNSWQ is encoded by the coding sequence ATGATTAAGAAGTTCTTAAAATTCATCCTTAATAGTATTGGTCTTGAAAAAGTTGGTCATTCAAAATCAGTATCGTTAAATTCTGCATTTAGGAGAATTTCTACTAAAAATATTCCAATCAAAACAGTGATCGATATTGGCGCATCTAATGGCTGTTGGACAAAAGTTGCTAAAAAATATTTCCCAAATGCATCATATTTCTTAGTCGAAGCAAATCCATATCATCTTAGATCACTGGAAAATTTTAAATCATCCGTACAAAATGTTGATTTTATTCTTGCAGCAGCAGGTGATACTGATGGAGAAATTTATTTTGATGCATCTGATCCATTTGGTGGAGTTGCCTTCTATGAGGATAAACAAGGATTAAACAATAAAGTCTTAGCAGTAAAAATTGACTCTATTTGTAAAGACAAAAAACTACAATCTCCGTATCTACTAAAATTAGATACACATGGCTTTGAAATACCGATTTTTGAAGGTGCAGCTATGACCTTAGAGAAAGTCAATTTAGTTATTGTAGAAACCTATAACTTTGATATAGCTAAAAATAGTTTGCGTTTTCATCAAATATGTCAGTACCTTGAAGAAAAAGGTTTTAGGTGTATTGATATTTGCGAACCTCTTTTTAGGGAAAAGGATAATGCTCTTTGGCAGTTTGACTTATTTTTTATGAGAGCCGATCATTCTATATTTGCCAATAATTCTTGGCAGTAG
- a CDS encoding glycosyltransferase family 2 protein — protein sequence MIHETYPLISIVTPSYNQGSFLKATIESVLSQNYPNLEYIIIDGGSTDESVDIIRQYENHLYYWCSEKDEGQYHAINKGFSKSNGKIMGWINSDDMYLPWTFRTVANIMNELPEVKWLTTLKLGIWDYDGFCLGFTEVEGYSLSAFLDSYNLPVRFHNSIQQESTFWQREIWDQSGGYINTELSLASDFELWSRFYIENELYGTISPLAGFRYQYSQKSQNMDEYVKEAISCLQGLQQSLKWRFSVFRLILAFIRKHKLPMISKFILSNWGYDAKRVVRSNFNQPSASWQIEKYKF from the coding sequence ATGATTCATGAAACTTATCCATTAATTTCCATTGTTACTCCTTCATACAATCAAGGTTCCTTTTTGAAGGCAACTATTGAAAGCGTTTTATCCCAAAACTATCCAAATCTTGAGTACATAATTATTGATGGTGGCTCAACTGATGAAAGTGTTGATATTATTAGGCAATATGAAAACCACTTATATTATTGGTGTTCAGAAAAAGATGAAGGTCAATATCATGCTATAAATAAAGGTTTTTCTAAAAGTAATGGAAAAATAATGGGATGGATAAATAGTGATGATATGTATCTACCTTGGACTTTTAGAACAGTAGCTAACATTATGAATGAACTCCCTGAAGTTAAATGGTTGACAACACTCAAGCTTGGTATATGGGATTATGATGGATTTTGTTTAGGGTTTACAGAAGTTGAAGGTTACTCACTTAGTGCTTTTTTAGATAGCTATAACTTGCCAGTCAGATTCCATAACTCTATCCAGCAAGAATCTACATTTTGGCAAAGAGAAATTTGGGATCAATCGGGAGGCTATATCAATACAGAACTAAGCCTGGCAAGTGATTTTGAATTATGGAGTCGCTTTTATATTGAAAATGAATTATATGGCACAATTTCACCACTGGCAGGATTTAGATATCAATATAGTCAAAAAAGTCAAAACATGGATGAGTACGTAAAAGAAGCTATTTCATGCTTACAAGGTTTACAACAATCCCTCAAATGGAGGTTTAGTGTATTTAGACTTATATTAGCTTTTATAAGAAAGCATAAGCTTCCAATGATAAGTAAGTTCATATTATCGAACTGGGGATATGATGCGAAGAGAGTTGTTAGAAGTAATTTTAATCAGCCAAGTGCTTCTTGGCAGATAGAAAAGTATAAGTTTTAA
- a CDS encoding glycosyltransferase: MRIAIHNSFIGQHAAENEISRRICLAAENIGWQANTVISATEIKEYSPDFVIVTHFDTPKLSEFPTYGCMWNPPVFMEKYEDWIKELNKELLNAYFDYPEFYFRYKNILSYDAYLVSSSQIEQWLELQLLKKDNEKKYFFTPFFTSCNATEYVIPNIQEPNLAYMGTNWDGKRFKQLFKQLDRKAYMEIYGSKWDYLKKSFRGTLPFDGVSVLNKLRLAGVGLCLHKPEHCQAETPSMRIFEIIASGALAICGEHKFIREAFGNSVLYIDTEASVSEQVKQISNHIDWIRNHQTKALEMSKAAHDIFIEKYTLEKLLLGIIPHHQELIRSKGFITSVNSIPEKQVQFIVRLSDRPLVMLKRCLDSIANQTYKNVSVILVNCQEVTGLDELLQRYEQIITIKIVNSEYTDFKSTHLKKGISAVTSEYFAILDDTAIIYPNHVYILTSLLEKYKFIDVIYSGLIRAWEDANSLKITDKDLVYFENFDIKKIAKFQNFITTNSFIAKSSLISDIYQVDPKLQVGQDFFLILELCRKAIFLFSYEATCEFYWRIDIKDSVTRNQLQNCETLVTTKMLKDIKPDIISDQLLQIFKDQEFIVIDNFDLNREIKPKFLKLSELRYSKSQQLLQAELKTNSFSFYKFLRSIYLRLSRGGKFNKNPSIISKCLVLIKKLLLE, from the coding sequence ATGAGAATAGCAATTCACAACTCTTTTATCGGTCAACATGCTGCGGAAAATGAGATTTCAAGAAGAATTTGTTTGGCTGCCGAAAATATTGGCTGGCAGGCGAATACGGTAATTTCTGCGACAGAAATAAAAGAATATAGTCCAGACTTTGTAATTGTCACCCATTTTGACACCCCAAAATTATCAGAGTTTCCTACATACGGTTGTATGTGGAATCCTCCTGTCTTTATGGAAAAATATGAAGATTGGATTAAAGAGCTAAATAAGGAATTATTGAATGCTTATTTTGATTATCCTGAATTTTATTTCAGGTATAAAAATATCCTAAGTTATGATGCTTACCTTGTATCATCGTCGCAAATTGAGCAGTGGCTTGAATTGCAATTACTTAAAAAAGATAATGAGAAAAAATATTTTTTTACACCTTTTTTTACTAGTTGTAATGCAACAGAATACGTAATTCCAAATATTCAGGAGCCGAACCTAGCTTATATGGGTACTAATTGGGATGGTAAAAGGTTTAAGCAACTATTTAAACAATTGGATAGAAAAGCTTATATGGAGATTTATGGGAGTAAGTGGGACTATTTAAAAAAATCTTTCAGGGGAACTTTACCATTTGATGGAGTTAGTGTTTTAAATAAACTTAGACTTGCTGGAGTAGGACTATGTTTACATAAACCAGAACATTGTCAGGCAGAAACTCCATCTATGCGGATTTTTGAAATTATTGCTTCTGGAGCTTTGGCAATTTGTGGAGAGCATAAATTTATTAGAGAAGCTTTCGGAAATAGTGTTTTATATATTGATACTGAAGCAAGTGTTTCTGAACAAGTCAAACAAATTTCTAATCATATTGATTGGATTAGAAATCATCAGACAAAGGCATTAGAAATGTCTAAGGCAGCTCACGATATTTTTATAGAAAAATATACTCTTGAGAAATTACTATTAGGTATAATTCCCCATCATCAAGAGTTGATTCGGAGTAAAGGATTTATTACATCCGTAAATAGTATCCCTGAAAAGCAAGTTCAATTCATTGTCCGATTGAGCGATCGCCCATTAGTAATGCTTAAACGTTGTTTAGATAGTATTGCTAATCAAACTTATAAAAATGTGTCAGTTATCCTAGTTAATTGTCAGGAAGTTACGGGATTAGATGAACTTCTACAGAGATATGAACAAATAATTACAATAAAAATTGTTAATAGTGAATATACGGATTTTAAGAGTACGCACCTTAAAAAAGGGATTAGTGCAGTAACTTCTGAATATTTTGCAATCTTAGATGATACAGCTATAATTTACCCCAATCATGTCTATATTTTAACTTCGTTACTAGAAAAATATAAATTTATAGATGTCATTTATTCTGGTTTAATTAGGGCTTGGGAAGATGCTAATAGCTTAAAAATTACTGATAAAGATTTAGTATATTTTGAGAATTTTGATATTAAAAAAATTGCTAAGTTTCAAAACTTTATTACTACAAATAGTTTTATCGCTAAGTCATCTTTGATTTCTGATATTTATCAAGTTGACCCAAAGTTACAAGTTGGGCAAGACTTCTTTTTAATTTTGGAGCTATGTCGCAAAGCTATATTTCTTTTTAGCTATGAAGCCACCTGTGAGTTTTATTGGCGCATTGATATTAAAGATAGTGTGACCCGTAATCAGTTACAGAATTGTGAGACTTTAGTAACTACTAAAATGTTAAAAGATATAAAACCAGACATTATTAGCGATCAACTGTTGCAAATATTTAAAGATCAAGAGTTTATTGTTATAGACAACTTTGATTTAAATCGAGAAATCAAGCCTAAGTTTTTGAAACTATCTGAACTTAGATATAGTAAATCTCAACAACTTTTACAAGCAGAATTAAAAACCAATTCATTCTCTTTTTATAAATTTCTTAGAAGTATATATCTAAGGTTATCAAGAGGGGGAAAGTTTAATAAAAATCCAAGTATTATAAGCAAATGTTTAGTGCTTATAAAAAAATTATTACTGGAATAG